In Candidatus Cloacimonadota bacterium, one DNA window encodes the following:
- a CDS encoding radical SAM protein, translating to MLNLSEIFFSIQGESSFTGFPCIFIRLSGCNLRCKYCDTVYSYETKFTLSVNDILKKIEKYNPIKLVEITGGEPLLQNEVYKLFHILKDNDYKILLETNGSINLKNVPEDVIKIVDVKCPSSGYEKSFLKENLNYIDAEKDELKYVISNREDYLYALDFIRENDLQNYKNIFSPVLSELSPETLAEWLLVDKSNYRMQLQLHKYIWGRNTKGV from the coding sequence ATGTTAAACCTTTCTGAAATTTTTTTCAGCATCCAGGGAGAATCATCTTTCACTGGATTCCCCTGTATTTTTATTCGTCTTTCCGGATGTAATCTGCGATGCAAATATTGCGACACGGTTTATAGTTACGAAACGAAGTTTACTCTTTCAGTAAACGATATTCTAAAAAAAATCGAAAAATACAATCCCATAAAACTGGTTGAAATAACAGGCGGAGAACCACTTCTCCAAAACGAAGTCTATAAACTTTTCCATATTCTGAAAGATAACGATTATAAAATCCTCCTTGAAACAAACGGTTCAATCAATTTGAAGAATGTTCCTGAAGATGTAATCAAAATCGTGGATGTAAAATGTCCTTCCAGCGGTTATGAAAAGAGTTTTTTAAAGGAAAATCTTAATTATATCGATGCTGAAAAAGATGAATTAAAGTATGTTATAAGCAATAGAGAAGATTATTTATATGCTCTGGATTTTATCCGGGAAAATGATCTTCAAAACTATAAAAATATTTTTTCTCCGGTCTTATCGGAACTTTCCCCTGAAACATTAGCAGAATGGTTATTGGTTGATAAAAGTAATTATAGAATGCAGCTGCAACTGCATAAATATATTTGGGGAAGAAATACAAAGGGCGTTTAA